The following is a genomic window from Spirosoma foliorum.
CTAACTGGACTAGCTATAGTTTGCAAATCGGATGAGTTGGCTAGTCCGAAATGATGCCATATTTGTGGTCAGTGTTGCAGATTACCTACCATAAGCTACTAAGACGATGCAGGATATTGAAGCCCTCCGTTTCCCGATTGGCGATTTTGTCTATGGCCAATCGTTTACCGACGATGACACCAAACAGCACATTGCCGTTATTGACGAACTACCCGTAAAACTGACCGAGTCAGTTGGGAAGTGGGGCGACGATCGGCTCGATACCCCTTATCGGCCTGGCGGCTGGACCGTCCGGCAACTGGTTCATCATGTGGCCGATAGCCATATGAATGCCTATGTTCGGACAAAACTCGCGTTGACCGAATTGAACCCGACGATCAGCCCCTACGAAGAAGGCGAATGGGCGAAATTACCAGATTCTGAATTGCCAATTGCTCCATCGCTTGTTCTGCTGAAAAGCCTGCATCTACGCTGGGTAACGATTCTTGAGTCACTCACAGACGCCGATCTGCAACGGACATATTATCATCCCGGTAGCCAGCGCACCTTTGCGATTCGTGAAGTTATTGCCCTTTACGCCTGGCATAGTGAACATCACTACCAGCACGCGTTTCGGCTCGCCGAACGGAACGGTTGGGAGGAAAAATATGTATGATGTATGATATAGGATGTATAATTGATAGCCTGTCATACATCATATATACTACATCATACATACTTATGCAGGAGCTCATCATTTTTCTCGTTTTTGCCGCTGCGTTGGCCTATTTAGGTCGGCGGATGTACGGGAGTTTTTCGAAGAAACAGGCGGGTTGTGGTAAAGGCTGCGGGTGCGCTACGGATGCAAAGACCATGTTGCATACTACCGAAAAGCGGATATAATTATTGCTAGCTAACATTTTAGTATTCCGATGGTTCTTGTAGCAATGAATGCTCAACGGATCATCGGCTTTTTTATAATACTGACCATCGGAATTGGACTCGATGGTTGTAAACGTGTACGCCCTGAAGCTCCCGCTGCCGAAGCATTCGAACCGCCGATAATTGATCCCGTATCCTATATGGCGGGGAAATTGACCTTCAACATTCGTGACCTGGAGCGAAAAGTAAACAAAGGACTATCGACCACGCTGGTTTCAGAGCAAACATTTGAGGGGCGAAAAGGGGAGGCCTGGCGACTCCGGGTAGAACGTACCGGACCCGTACAGATTCGCTACGAAAATCGGCGGGTGTTTTTTTCGGCTCCTTTGCAGGTCTGGTATAGCAATCCCATTGGTCTCCGGAAAAGTGCCAATCGTAAAAGCCGACCATTGTGCGCGCTGGCTGTTAATTTTACCAGTCCTGTTGGCGTAGGGCCAAACTGGCGATTACTCACAAAGGCTCGCTTCGAAGATTATCACTGGACTCAGGAGCCTCAGGTGCGATTGCTTGGGGTAAAAATTAGCGTAAAAAAGATCGCCGAAAGCATTCTGGATAAACGTAAGGCCGATATTGAGCAGGCCATCGATAAAGCTGTTCATCACGGCCTGCGTCTGGATAAGGAGGTTGGAAAAATCTGGCGGGATATGCAAAAACCGCTTCGAATTGCCAAGGTGCCCGAAAACATATGGCTACTGCCGAAGCCATTTAGCATTTCCACCGCCCCAGTGTATGGAAATACCAAACAGATCATTGTGCCGATTCAGATTGCCTTTAGGGTCGATACCCGTTTGGGACCGAAACCCGTACTTGATAGTCTGGAACAACTGCCCAAGCTTCTACGTCGAAAAGAAGTGCCAGAAGCGTCTCGGCTGGAAGTGCTGGCTTTTATTCCTTATGCTGATGTGAGTCAGGTGTTGGCCCGGACTTTGGAAAAGCAGAAATTAAACCTGATGGGCGGGAACATAACGGTTAAAAATACAAGCATTTACGGAAGTGGTAAGAAGCTGATTCTGAAAGCCGATGTGGGAGGAACAGTACACGGAACGCTCTATTTTCATGGTACACCCGCCTATGATACGCTCACCAATACCCTGCGCATTCAGAATGTAGATTTCGATGTGGAGACAAAGGAACGCTTATTCTCCACCGCCGACTGGTTACTGCATGACCACTTGCGGGATACCATTCAGGCGGCCATGGTGGTACCTCTAAGACAGCCCATTTCAACTATACCCCAAAAAATAGAAACGGCCTTTGCCCGAGCGAAAGTCGGGCAGAAAACCGATCTCGATATTGATACCTTTAAGCTGGTTCCCCAGCGAATTTTGGTCCAACCCAAAGGCGTTCAGATTCTAATCAAGGTAGAATCCAAAGTAGCGGTCAAAGTGAAGAGGTTTTGACGCTCTGAGCGTCAAAACAGGTTTCCAGCGCCATAAATACCGGCTGGCTGTCGTGCGATGCGGTCGCCAGGCGTCGGCAATCTGGTGCAGCACTTTATATAAGGCCTTTCCTGTCAGGTCTTTTGTTTGTTCCGGGTAAGCCTGAATCATCCGTTGGCGAATGATCAAGTCATTGATCGGGAAAATATCAGGTCGTCCAAGCACGAACATAAGCACCATCTCCACCGTCCAGCGACCAACGCCTTTGATCGGAAGTAAGTATTGAACGATTTCTTCATCGGTCATGGCGTCGAGGTGTATTCTGTCTAAGGGATTTCTGACGGCGAACTCTGCAACACTTTGTACGTACTTGATTTTCTGGAATGATAACCCAGCACTCCGCAACTCGTCGGTCGTTTTTGCTAACAGCGCATTGGCTTCGGGGAAATTATCGGGGAATAAGGCACGGAAACGGGCAAAAATAGCATCGGCAGCCTTAGTTGAAATCTGCTGAGCAACAATACTTTCGAGTAACGCAAGGTATACACGGTCAGCCGCCTGGGTATCGGCATAATCATTGAAAATTTTAGGAAAAGGCGTCTCGGCTATCAGACGAGCCATGATAACGTCTTTCTGTAAGTGGGTAATGGCTAAATCCTCCAAAGTTTGCAACGGGTAGGTTTTCGGCCAGCTGGCTTTCGTATGAAAGGGTGATGCGGCAATAGATTAACAAGCGTTGGGAGCTGTAAATTTCTTAGCCTGTAACTTATTTTCAACCTTTCTTCCTGAATTACAAAACAGAATTTTAACACTGAGGTTGTTTAAACTTTTGTTTTAATAGCGTTTTGTCATCCCGACGCAGGAGGGATCTTCGGTAAAGGATAATTTTAGGGGATCACCCGAAGATCCCTCCTGCGTCGGGATGACAGAAACACACCGATTAGTACTTGATTTTAGAAAGTTTAAACAGCTTCACTGATTATGAATCCTCTGTCGACGCGAAAAATAAGTCTAGTTGCCCTGGCCGGTTTATTACTGCTGACCACCGTGTGCCGGGCGCAAAGGCCAAATCCTGTCAAGGCGATTTTTCCACCGGATACCCGCTTTATTGCGAACGTCGCCTATGCGGGCGATACCTTGAAACGACATTTACTGGATATTTACCTGCCTGCCACAGCTGGCACCAACCCGCCATTAGTGGTCTGGGTGCATGGTGGCGCGTGGATGCTCAACGACAAGTATGCCGATATGAGCTACATGAAAAACACCGTTCGATCGATATTAGAAAAAGGATACGCCTTTGCGTCGATCGACTATCGGTATAGCACAACGGCTCCGTTTCCGGCTCAGATTCAGGACTGTAATCAAGCACTGGAGTTTTTATATCAGAATGCCGCCAAGTATGGTTTCGACCGAAACCGGATCGCCTTAATTGGTTTTTCGGCAGGTGGCCATCTGGCATCATTGCTGGCGTTGTCCAATAACAGTACACATCCTGACTTTTACGTCAACAGGAAAAAGCCATCATTTCGTATTAAAACCGTTGTCGATTTCTACGGCCCAGCCGATCTGCTGGCCGTTATCCGTCGGGATGCACCACTGGCCGATACGGCGGTTGCTACATCCGAAAGTCGGTTATTGGGTGCATCGCCTTTGCGCCGTCCTGATCTGGCGAAGATTGCCAGTCCTGTCACCTATGTAGATAAAAATGACCCGCCTTTTCTGATTATTCAAGGCGAAAAAGACGAGTCGGTACCAGCGGCTCAATCGGTGTTGTTCAGCTCCTGGCTAACGCTTGCCCAGGTTAAAAATCGGCTGATCATTGTGCCAGGGGCACCCCATTACGGCACCATGTTCGATAGCGATTTCAACCAAAAGGCTATTTTCGAGTGGTTGGATACCTATTTGAAGTAAGGAGTAATGACTAAAGAGTGAATTATGGAGGATTTACGAATAGAATTATACTAGTTTTTTGTCATCCCGACGTCAGGAGGGATCTTCGGTAGATAACCAGTTGCCGAAGATCCCTCC
Proteins encoded in this region:
- a CDS encoding alpha/beta hydrolase, with product MNPLSTRKISLVALAGLLLLTTVCRAQRPNPVKAIFPPDTRFIANVAYAGDTLKRHLLDIYLPATAGTNPPLVVWVHGGAWMLNDKYADMSYMKNTVRSILEKGYAFASIDYRYSTTAPFPAQIQDCNQALEFLYQNAAKYGFDRNRIALIGFSAGGHLASLLALSNNSTHPDFYVNRKKPSFRIKTVVDFYGPADLLAVIRRDAPLADTAVATSESRLLGASPLRRPDLAKIASPVTYVDKNDPPFLIIQGEKDESVPAAQSVLFSSWLTLAQVKNRLIIVPGAPHYGTMFDSDFNQKAIFEWLDTYLK
- a CDS encoding FeoB-associated Cys-rich membrane protein, giving the protein MQELIIFLVFAAALAYLGRRMYGSFSKKQAGCGKGCGCATDAKTMLHTTEKRI
- a CDS encoding YfiT family bacillithiol transferase produces the protein MQDIEALRFPIGDFVYGQSFTDDDTKQHIAVIDELPVKLTESVGKWGDDRLDTPYRPGGWTVRQLVHHVADSHMNAYVRTKLALTELNPTISPYEEGEWAKLPDSELPIAPSLVLLKSLHLRWVTILESLTDADLQRTYYHPGSQRTFAIREVIALYAWHSEHHYQHAFRLAERNGWEEKYV
- a CDS encoding DUF4403 family protein; this encodes MVLVAMNAQRIIGFFIILTIGIGLDGCKRVRPEAPAAEAFEPPIIDPVSYMAGKLTFNIRDLERKVNKGLSTTLVSEQTFEGRKGEAWRLRVERTGPVQIRYENRRVFFSAPLQVWYSNPIGLRKSANRKSRPLCALAVNFTSPVGVGPNWRLLTKARFEDYHWTQEPQVRLLGVKISVKKIAESILDKRKADIEQAIDKAVHHGLRLDKEVGKIWRDMQKPLRIAKVPENIWLLPKPFSISTAPVYGNTKQIIVPIQIAFRVDTRLGPKPVLDSLEQLPKLLRRKEVPEASRLEVLAFIPYADVSQVLARTLEKQKLNLMGGNITVKNTSIYGSGKKLILKADVGGTVHGTLYFHGTPAYDTLTNTLRIQNVDFDVETKERLFSTADWLLHDHLRDTIQAAMVVPLRQPISTIPQKIETAFARAKVGQKTDLDIDTFKLVPQRILVQPKGVQILIKVESKVAVKVKRF
- a CDS encoding DNA-3-methyladenine glycosylase family protein, whose translation is MARLIAETPFPKIFNDYADTQAADRVYLALLESIVAQQISTKAADAIFARFRALFPDNFPEANALLAKTTDELRSAGLSFQKIKYVQSVAEFAVRNPLDRIHLDAMTDEEIVQYLLPIKGVGRWTVEMVLMFVLGRPDIFPINDLIIRQRMIQAYPEQTKDLTGKALYKVLHQIADAWRPHRTTASRYLWRWKPVLTLRASKPLHFDRYFGFYLD